A single Oryctolagus cuniculus chromosome 16, mOryCun1.1, whole genome shotgun sequence DNA region contains:
- the ICAM3 gene encoding intercellular adhesion molecule 3 isoform X2, with amino-acid sequence MAPSGACWILLLCGCLLPPGVQGQEFPLRVEPRDPVLRAGASLLVNCSTDCPDSDLITLETLLSKELVGQGQGWVAFLLSGASDDSQVLCSGYCNGSQMTSTSHITVYEFPDSVELAPLPPWQPVGEDLTLRCRVVGGQPRARLSVLLLRGEEELSRQPALGEPVEVTATVQADRSDHGANFSCVTELDLRPLGLELFKNVSAPRQLRTFVLPLTPPSLAVFPLLEVGTSWPVVCHLSGLFPAFAAQVRLALGDQMLNPQVTRDGDALNATAIVTERSGHEGAREVVCSVTLAGRSREARKNVTVYSFLGPFLNLSEPIATEGSSVTVTCTAGARVQLVLDGVRAAAPGQPVHLQLNATERDDGRSFSCGATLQVDGHVVHRNRSARLRVLYGPRIDRATCPQHVAWRERTTHVLHCEARGNPAPQLRCLQEGSRREVPVGVPFLVQLNYSGTYRCQAASPRGTDTLVVVMDVQGMNSSTVSIVLGVLVTLGLVAVAAASLYIFGVQKRSGSYPVKQPGPSLPLQSMQPEEGDGGQPS; translated from the exons ATGGCGCCCTCCGGGGCCTGCTGGATTCTGCTACTGTGtggctgcctgctgcccccag GCGTCCAGGGGCAGGAGTTCCCGCTGCGGGTGGAGCCCCGGGACCCGGTGCTGCGTGCCGGAGCGTCCCTGCTGGTCAACTGCAGCACCGACTGCCCCGACTCGGACCTCATCACGCTGGAGACCCTGCTCTCCAAGGAGCtggtgggccagggccagggctgggtggcctTCCTGCTCAGTGGGGCGTCGGACGACAGCCAGGTCCTGTGCTCCGGCTACTGCAATGGCTCCCAGATGACCAGCACCTCTCACATCACCGTGTACG agtTCCCGGACAGCGTGGAGCTGGCGCCCCTGCCCCCCTGGCAGCCCGTCGGGGAGGACCTCACCCTGCGCTGCCGGGTGGTGGGCGGGCAGCCCCGGGCCCGGCTCTCGGTGCTGCTGCTCCGCggggaggaggagctgagccGGCAGCCGGCGCTGGGGGAGCCCGTGGAGGTCACGGCCACGGTGCAGGCCGACAGAAGCGACCACGGCGCCAATTTCTCCTGCGTCACGGAGCTGGACCTGCGGCCCCTGGGCTTGGAGTTGTTCAAGAACGTCTCGGCCCCCAGGCAGCTGCGAACGTTCG tcctgccCCTGACTCCTCCGAGCCTCGCCGTCTTCCCGCTCTTGGAGGTGGGAACTTCGTGGCCGGTGGTCTGCCACCTGTCCGGCCTGTTCCCGGCCTTCGCGGCCCAGGTCCGGCTGGCGCTGGGAGACCAGATGCTGAATCCCCAAGTCACGAGGGACGGGGACGCGCTCAACGCGACGGCCATAGTCACAGAGCGGTCAGGCCACGAGGGAGCGCGCGAGGTGGTCTGCAGCGTGACCCTGGCCGGCCGGAGTCGCGAGGCCCGGAAGAACGTGACCGTCTATA GCTTCCTAGGGCCATTTCTGAACCTGAGCGAGCCCATCGCCACCGAGGGGTCCAGCGTGACTGTGACTTGCACGGCCGGGGCCCGGGTCCAGCTCGTGCTGGACGGGGTTCGGGCCGCGGCTCCGGGGCAGCCCGTCCACTTGCAGCTAAATGCCACCGAGCGCGACGACGGGCGCAGCTTCTCGTGCGGCGCCACCCTCCAGGTGGACGGCCACGTTGTGCACCGCAACAGGAGCGCCCGCCTGCGTGTCCTGT ACGGCCCCAGGATTGACCGGGCCACGTGTCCCCAGCACGTGGCGTGGAGAGAAAGGACGACCCACGTCCTGCATTGCGAGGCTCGCGGCAACCCGGCCCCCCAGCTGAGGTGTTTGCAAGAGGGCTCCAGGCGCGAGGTGCCGGTCGGCGTCCCGTTCCTCGTCCAGTTAAACTACAGTGGCACGTATCGCTGCCAGGCGGCCAGCCCGCGGGGCACGGACACCCTGGTCGTGGTGATGGACGTTCAAG GTATGAACTCCTCGACCGTCAGCATCGTCCTAGGAGTGCTGGTCACCCTGGGCCTGGTGGCCGTTGCAGCGGCCTCCCTGTACATCTTCGGGGTGCAGAAACGGAGCGGAAGCTACCCGGTGAAGCAGCCAGGCCCCTCGCTGCCCCTCCAGTCCATGCAGCCCGAGGAAGGGGATGGCGGACAGCCGTCCTGA
- the ICAM3 gene encoding intercellular adhesion molecule 3 isoform X1, which produces MAPSGACWILLLCGCLLPPGVQGQEFPLRVEPRDPVLRAGASLLVNCSTDCPDSDLITLETLLSKELVGQGQGWVAFLLSGASDDSQVLCSGYCNGSQMTSTSHITVYEFPDSVELAPLPPWQPVGEDLTLRCRVVGGQPRARLSVLLLRGEEELSRQPALGEPVEVTATVQADRSDHGANFSCVTELDLRPLGLELFKNVSAPRQLRTFVLPLTPPSLAVFPLLEVGTSWPVVCHLSGLFPAFAAQVRLALGDQMLNPQVTRDGDALNATAIVTERSGHEGAREVVCSVTLAGRSREARKNVTVYSFLGPFLNLSEPIATEGSSVTVTCTAGARVQLVLDGVRAAAPGQPVHLQLNATERDDGRSFSCGATLQVDGHVVHRNRSARLRVLSRGVERKDDPRPALRGSRQPGPPAEVFARGLQARGAGRRPVPRPVKLQWHVSLPGGQPAGHGHPGRGDGRSRYELLDRQHRPRSAGHPGPGGRCSGLPVHLRGAETERKLPGEAARPLAAPPVHAARGRGWRTAVLSRGQKSAGPSAVYPRVPYQ; this is translated from the exons ATGGCGCCCTCCGGGGCCTGCTGGATTCTGCTACTGTGtggctgcctgctgcccccag GCGTCCAGGGGCAGGAGTTCCCGCTGCGGGTGGAGCCCCGGGACCCGGTGCTGCGTGCCGGAGCGTCCCTGCTGGTCAACTGCAGCACCGACTGCCCCGACTCGGACCTCATCACGCTGGAGACCCTGCTCTCCAAGGAGCtggtgggccagggccagggctgggtggcctTCCTGCTCAGTGGGGCGTCGGACGACAGCCAGGTCCTGTGCTCCGGCTACTGCAATGGCTCCCAGATGACCAGCACCTCTCACATCACCGTGTACG agtTCCCGGACAGCGTGGAGCTGGCGCCCCTGCCCCCCTGGCAGCCCGTCGGGGAGGACCTCACCCTGCGCTGCCGGGTGGTGGGCGGGCAGCCCCGGGCCCGGCTCTCGGTGCTGCTGCTCCGCggggaggaggagctgagccGGCAGCCGGCGCTGGGGGAGCCCGTGGAGGTCACGGCCACGGTGCAGGCCGACAGAAGCGACCACGGCGCCAATTTCTCCTGCGTCACGGAGCTGGACCTGCGGCCCCTGGGCTTGGAGTTGTTCAAGAACGTCTCGGCCCCCAGGCAGCTGCGAACGTTCG tcctgccCCTGACTCCTCCGAGCCTCGCCGTCTTCCCGCTCTTGGAGGTGGGAACTTCGTGGCCGGTGGTCTGCCACCTGTCCGGCCTGTTCCCGGCCTTCGCGGCCCAGGTCCGGCTGGCGCTGGGAGACCAGATGCTGAATCCCCAAGTCACGAGGGACGGGGACGCGCTCAACGCGACGGCCATAGTCACAGAGCGGTCAGGCCACGAGGGAGCGCGCGAGGTGGTCTGCAGCGTGACCCTGGCCGGCCGGAGTCGCGAGGCCCGGAAGAACGTGACCGTCTATA GCTTCCTAGGGCCATTTCTGAACCTGAGCGAGCCCATCGCCACCGAGGGGTCCAGCGTGACTGTGACTTGCACGGCCGGGGCCCGGGTCCAGCTCGTGCTGGACGGGGTTCGGGCCGCGGCTCCGGGGCAGCCCGTCCACTTGCAGCTAAATGCCACCGAGCGCGACGACGGGCGCAGCTTCTCGTGCGGCGCCACCCTCCAGGTGGACGGCCACGTTGTGCACCGCAACAGGAGCGCCCGCCTGCGTGTCCTGT CACGTGGCGTGGAGAGAAAGGACGACCCACGTCCTGCATTGCGAGGCTCGCGGCAACCCGGCCCCCCAGCTGAGGTGTTTGCAAGAGGGCTCCAGGCGCGAGGTGCCGGTCGGCGTCCCGTTCCTCGTCCAGTTAAACTACAGTGGCACGTATCGCTGCCAGGCGGCCAGCCCGCGGGGCACGGACACCCTGGTCGTGGTGATGGACGTTCAAG GTATGAACTCCTCGACCGTCAGCATCGTCCTAGGAGTGCTGGTCACCCTGGGCCTGGTGGCCGTTGCAGCGGCCTCCCTGTACATCTTCGGGGTGCAGAAACGGAGCGGAAGCTACCCGGTGAAGCAGCCAGGCCCCTCGCTGCCCCTCCAGTCCATGCAGCCCGAGGAAGGGGATGGCGGACAGCCGTCCTGAGCCGCGGGCAGAAGTCGGCGGGGCCTTCGGCAGTCTACCCCCGGGTTCCGTACCAATAA
- the RAVER1 gene encoding ribonucleoprotein PTB-binding 1 isoform X3, which produces MPLRPGSLVPEGAGFPKMAADVSVTHRPPLSPEAGAEVEVGDAAERRAPEEELPPLDPEEIRRRLEHTERQFRNRRKILIRGLPGDVTNQEVHDLLSDYELKYCFVDKYKGTAFVTLLNGEQAEAAITAFHHSRLRERELSVQLQPTDALLCVANLPPSLTQAQFEELVRPFGSLERCFLVYSKCSGHSKGYGFAEYMKKDSAARAKSDLLGKPLGSRTLYVHWTDAGHLTPALLHSRCLCVDRLPPGFSDVDALRQALSAVHTPTFCQLACGQDGQLKGFAVLEYETAEMAEEAQQRADGLALGGSHLRVSFCAPGPPGRSMLAALIAAQATALHRGKGLLPEPNLLQLLNNLGPSASLQLLLNPLLQGHTSGKQGLLGAPPAMPLLNGPALSTALLQLALQNQGQKKPGILGDSPLGAQPANPLLGEVSTGLRSSNLRGLQKDGGPPNTGVSLLGEPPKDYRIPLNPYLNLHSVLPASSLAGKEARGWGGAGRGRHPAEGPPPNPPAPRGGGGKAFQLKSRLLSPLASARLPPEPGLPDSYGFDYPSDGGPRRLFGHPREPGFGHHRPSRHKMSPPPGGFSERSGGGGGGPLSHFYSGSPTSYFTSGLQAGLKQSHLSKAVGSSPLGSSEGLLGLGPGPNGHSHLLKTPLGGQKRSFAHLLPSPEPSPEGSYVGQHSQGLGGHYADSYLKRKRIF; this is translated from the exons ATGCCGCTCCGCCCCGGCTCGCTGGTCCCAGAAGGCGCCGGGTTTCCCAAGATGGCGGCCGACGTGTCCGTTACTCACCGGCCCCCGCTGAGCCCGGAGGCTGGGGCCGAGGTGGAAGTCGGCGATGCCGCGGAGCGCCGGGCACCCGAAGAAGAGTTGCCGCCCCTGGATCCCGAGGAGATCCGGAGACGTCTGGAACACACCGAGCGCCAGTTCCGTAACCGCCGCAAGATACTGATCCGGGGCCTCCCTGGGGACGTGACCAACCAG GAAGTGCATGACCTTCTCAGTGACTACGAACTCAAGTACTGTTTTGTGGACAAATACAAAGGGACAG CCTTCGTGACCTTGCTGAATGGGGAGCAGGCAGAAGCAGCCATCACCGCCTTCCACCACAGCCGCCTGCGGGAGCGCGAGCTGTCGGTGCAGCTGCAGCCCACCGACGCCCTGCTGTGTGTGGCCAACCTGCCCCCCAGCCTCACGCAGGCGCAGTTCGAGGAGCTGGTGCGGCCCTTCGGGAGCCTGGAGCGCTGCTTCCTGGTCTACAGCAAGTGCAGCGGCCACTCCAAGGGCTACGGCTTTGCCGAGTACATGAAGAAGGACTCGGCCGCGCGCGCCAAGTCGGACCTGCTGGGCAAGCCGCTGGGCTCGCGCACCCTCTACGTGCACTGGACAGACGCCGGGCACCTGACACCGGCGCTGCTGCACTCCCGCTGCCTCTGCGTGGACCGCCTGCCCCCCGGCTTCAGCGACGTGGACGCCCTGCGCCAGGCGCTGTCGGCCGTGCACACGCCCACCTTCTGCCAG CTGGCGTGCGGCCAGGACGGGCAGCTGAAGGGCTTTGCGGTGCTGGAGTACGAGACGGCCGAGATGGCGGAGGAGGCGCAGCAGCGGGCCGACgggctggccctggggggcagccACCTGCGCGTGTCCTTCTGCGCCCCGGGGCCccccggccgcagcatgctggccgcgctCATCGCCGCCCAGGCCACG GCCCTCCACCGGGGCAAGGGGCTCCTGCCCGAGCCCAACCTCCTGCAGCTGCTCAACAACCTGGGCCCGTCTGcctccctgcagctgctgctcaACCCGCTGCTGCAGGGCCACACCAGCGGCAAGCAGG GCCTCCTGGGCGCCCCTCCCGCCATGCCGCTGCTCAATGGGCCTGCCCTGTCCACGGCGCTGCTGCAGCTCGCCCTGCAGAACCAGGGCCAGAAG AAGCCTGGAATCCTGGGAGACTCGCCCCTCGGGGCACAGCCAGCCAACCCCCTCCTCGGGGAGGTGTCTACAG GGCTCCGCAGCAGCAACCTCAGAGGCCTGCAGAAAGACGGGGGGCCACCGAATACTGGG GTCTCGCTGCTGGGGGAGCCCCCGAAAGACTACCGGATCCCCCTGAACCCCTACCTGAATCTGCACAGCGTGCTCCCAGCCAGCAGCCTGGCGGGTAAGGAGGCCCGCGGCTGGGGAGGCGCCGGGAGAGGCCGCCATCCAGCCGAGGGCCCCCCGCCTAACCCCCCGGCCCCCAGAGGCGGGGGCGGCAAAGCCTTCCAgctcaagtcccgcctgctcagCCCCCTCGCCAGCGCCCGCCTGCCCCCCGAACCGGGACTGCCTGACAGCTACGGCTTTGACTACCCCTCG GACGGGGGGCCTCGGCGGCTCTTCGGCCACCCACGAGAACCAGGCTTCGGCCACCACAGACCCAGCCGCCACAAG ATGTCGCCCCCGCCCGGGGGCTTCAGCGAGCggagcggcgggggcggcggggggcccCTGTCTCACTTCTACTCCGGGTCACCCACGTCCTACTTCACCAGCGGCCTGCAGGCCGGCCTCAAGCAGAGCCACCTGAGCAAG gCGGTCGGCTCCTCCCCACTGGGCTCCAGTGAGGGGCTCCTGGGCCTCGGCCCTGGGCCCAATGGTCACAGCCACCTGCTGAAG ACCCCACTGGGCGGCCAGAAACGCAGCTTTGCCCACCTGCTGCCCTCGCCCGAGCCCAGCCCGGAGGGGAGCTACGTGGGCCAGCACTCCCAGGGCCTCGGCGGCCACTACGCGGACTCCTACCTGAAGCGGAAGCGGATTTTCTAG
- the RAVER1 gene encoding ribonucleoprotein PTB-binding 1 isoform X2, whose product MPLRPGSLVPEGAGFPKMAADVSVTHRPPLSPEAGAEVEVGDAAERRAPEEELPPLDPEEIRRRLEHTERQFRNRRKILIRGLPGDVTNQEVHDLLSDYELKYCFVDKYKGTAFVTLLNGEQAEAAITAFHHSRLRERELSVQLQPTDALLCVANLPPSLTQAQFEELVRPFGSLERCFLVYSKCSGHSKGYGFAEYMKKDSAARAKSDLLGKPLGSRTLYVHWTDAGHLTPALLHSRCLCVDRLPPGFSDVDALRQALSAVHTPTFCQLACGQDGQLKGFAVLEYETAEMAEEAQQRADGLALGGSHLRVSFCAPGPPGRSMLAALIAAQATALHRGKGLLPEPNLLQLLNNLGPSASLQLLLNPLLQGHTSGKQGLLGAPPAMPLLNGPALSTALLQLALQNQGQKKPGILGDSPLGAQPANPLLGEVSTGLRSSNLRGLQKDGGPPNTGVSLLGEPPKDYRIPLNPYLNLHSVLPASSLAGKEARGWGGAGRGRHPAEGPPPNPPAPRGGGGKAFQLKSRLLSPLASARLPPEPGLPDSYGFDYPSVEGPDSWRPARRWSSAQGSLARTPPRRASPALIQDGGPRRLFGHPREPGFGHHRPSRHKMSPPPGGFSERSGGGGGGPLSHFYSGSPTSYFTSGLQAGLKQSHLSKTPLGGQKRSFAHLLPSPEPSPEGSYVGQHSQGLGGHYADSYLKRKRIF is encoded by the exons ATGCCGCTCCGCCCCGGCTCGCTGGTCCCAGAAGGCGCCGGGTTTCCCAAGATGGCGGCCGACGTGTCCGTTACTCACCGGCCCCCGCTGAGCCCGGAGGCTGGGGCCGAGGTGGAAGTCGGCGATGCCGCGGAGCGCCGGGCACCCGAAGAAGAGTTGCCGCCCCTGGATCCCGAGGAGATCCGGAGACGTCTGGAACACACCGAGCGCCAGTTCCGTAACCGCCGCAAGATACTGATCCGGGGCCTCCCTGGGGACGTGACCAACCAG GAAGTGCATGACCTTCTCAGTGACTACGAACTCAAGTACTGTTTTGTGGACAAATACAAAGGGACAG CCTTCGTGACCTTGCTGAATGGGGAGCAGGCAGAAGCAGCCATCACCGCCTTCCACCACAGCCGCCTGCGGGAGCGCGAGCTGTCGGTGCAGCTGCAGCCCACCGACGCCCTGCTGTGTGTGGCCAACCTGCCCCCCAGCCTCACGCAGGCGCAGTTCGAGGAGCTGGTGCGGCCCTTCGGGAGCCTGGAGCGCTGCTTCCTGGTCTACAGCAAGTGCAGCGGCCACTCCAAGGGCTACGGCTTTGCCGAGTACATGAAGAAGGACTCGGCCGCGCGCGCCAAGTCGGACCTGCTGGGCAAGCCGCTGGGCTCGCGCACCCTCTACGTGCACTGGACAGACGCCGGGCACCTGACACCGGCGCTGCTGCACTCCCGCTGCCTCTGCGTGGACCGCCTGCCCCCCGGCTTCAGCGACGTGGACGCCCTGCGCCAGGCGCTGTCGGCCGTGCACACGCCCACCTTCTGCCAG CTGGCGTGCGGCCAGGACGGGCAGCTGAAGGGCTTTGCGGTGCTGGAGTACGAGACGGCCGAGATGGCGGAGGAGGCGCAGCAGCGGGCCGACgggctggccctggggggcagccACCTGCGCGTGTCCTTCTGCGCCCCGGGGCCccccggccgcagcatgctggccgcgctCATCGCCGCCCAGGCCACG GCCCTCCACCGGGGCAAGGGGCTCCTGCCCGAGCCCAACCTCCTGCAGCTGCTCAACAACCTGGGCCCGTCTGcctccctgcagctgctgctcaACCCGCTGCTGCAGGGCCACACCAGCGGCAAGCAGG GCCTCCTGGGCGCCCCTCCCGCCATGCCGCTGCTCAATGGGCCTGCCCTGTCCACGGCGCTGCTGCAGCTCGCCCTGCAGAACCAGGGCCAGAAG AAGCCTGGAATCCTGGGAGACTCGCCCCTCGGGGCACAGCCAGCCAACCCCCTCCTCGGGGAGGTGTCTACAG GGCTCCGCAGCAGCAACCTCAGAGGCCTGCAGAAAGACGGGGGGCCACCGAATACTGGG GTCTCGCTGCTGGGGGAGCCCCCGAAAGACTACCGGATCCCCCTGAACCCCTACCTGAATCTGCACAGCGTGCTCCCAGCCAGCAGCCTGGCGGGTAAGGAGGCCCGCGGCTGGGGAGGCGCCGGGAGAGGCCGCCATCCAGCCGAGGGCCCCCCGCCTAACCCCCCGGCCCCCAGAGGCGGGGGCGGCAAAGCCTTCCAgctcaagtcccgcctgctcagCCCCCTCGCCAGCGCCCGCCTGCCCCCCGAACCGGGACTGCCTGACAGCTACGGCTTTGACTACCCCTCG GTGGAGGGCCCGGACTCCTGGAGGCCAGCGCGGCGGTGGAGTTCAGCCCAGGGCAGTTTGGCGCGGACCCCACCCCGACGTGCTTCTCCCGCTTTGATTCAGGACGGGGGGCCTCGGCGGCTCTTCGGCCACCCACGAGAACCAGGCTTCGGCCACCACAGACCCAGCCGCCACAAG ATGTCGCCCCCGCCCGGGGGCTTCAGCGAGCggagcggcgggggcggcggggggcccCTGTCTCACTTCTACTCCGGGTCACCCACGTCCTACTTCACCAGCGGCCTGCAGGCCGGCCTCAAGCAGAGCCACCTGAGCAAG ACCCCACTGGGCGGCCAGAAACGCAGCTTTGCCCACCTGCTGCCCTCGCCCGAGCCCAGCCCGGAGGGGAGCTACGTGGGCCAGCACTCCCAGGGCCTCGGCGGCCACTACGCGGACTCCTACCTGAAGCGGAAGCGGATTTTCTAG
- the RAVER1 gene encoding ribonucleoprotein PTB-binding 1 isoform X1 — protein sequence MPLRPGSLVPEGAGFPKMAADVSVTHRPPLSPEAGAEVEVGDAAERRAPEEELPPLDPEEIRRRLEHTERQFRNRRKILIRGLPGDVTNQEVHDLLSDYELKYCFVDKYKGTAFVTLLNGEQAEAAITAFHHSRLRERELSVQLQPTDALLCVANLPPSLTQAQFEELVRPFGSLERCFLVYSKCSGHSKGYGFAEYMKKDSAARAKSDLLGKPLGSRTLYVHWTDAGHLTPALLHSRCLCVDRLPPGFSDVDALRQALSAVHTPTFCQLACGQDGQLKGFAVLEYETAEMAEEAQQRADGLALGGSHLRVSFCAPGPPGRSMLAALIAAQATALHRGKGLLPEPNLLQLLNNLGPSASLQLLLNPLLQGHTSGKQGLLGAPPAMPLLNGPALSTALLQLALQNQGQKKPGILGDSPLGAQPANPLLGEVSTGLRSSNLRGLQKDGGPPNTGVSLLGEPPKDYRIPLNPYLNLHSVLPASSLAGKEARGWGGAGRGRHPAEGPPPNPPAPRGGGGKAFQLKSRLLSPLASARLPPEPGLPDSYGFDYPSVEGPDSWRPARRWSSAQGSLARTPPRRASPALIQDGGPRRLFGHPREPGFGHHRPSRHKMSPPPGGFSERSGGGGGGPLSHFYSGSPTSYFTSGLQAGLKQSHLSKAVGSSPLGSSEGLLGLGPGPNGHSHLLKTPLGGQKRSFAHLLPSPEPSPEGSYVGQHSQGLGGHYADSYLKRKRIF from the exons ATGCCGCTCCGCCCCGGCTCGCTGGTCCCAGAAGGCGCCGGGTTTCCCAAGATGGCGGCCGACGTGTCCGTTACTCACCGGCCCCCGCTGAGCCCGGAGGCTGGGGCCGAGGTGGAAGTCGGCGATGCCGCGGAGCGCCGGGCACCCGAAGAAGAGTTGCCGCCCCTGGATCCCGAGGAGATCCGGAGACGTCTGGAACACACCGAGCGCCAGTTCCGTAACCGCCGCAAGATACTGATCCGGGGCCTCCCTGGGGACGTGACCAACCAG GAAGTGCATGACCTTCTCAGTGACTACGAACTCAAGTACTGTTTTGTGGACAAATACAAAGGGACAG CCTTCGTGACCTTGCTGAATGGGGAGCAGGCAGAAGCAGCCATCACCGCCTTCCACCACAGCCGCCTGCGGGAGCGCGAGCTGTCGGTGCAGCTGCAGCCCACCGACGCCCTGCTGTGTGTGGCCAACCTGCCCCCCAGCCTCACGCAGGCGCAGTTCGAGGAGCTGGTGCGGCCCTTCGGGAGCCTGGAGCGCTGCTTCCTGGTCTACAGCAAGTGCAGCGGCCACTCCAAGGGCTACGGCTTTGCCGAGTACATGAAGAAGGACTCGGCCGCGCGCGCCAAGTCGGACCTGCTGGGCAAGCCGCTGGGCTCGCGCACCCTCTACGTGCACTGGACAGACGCCGGGCACCTGACACCGGCGCTGCTGCACTCCCGCTGCCTCTGCGTGGACCGCCTGCCCCCCGGCTTCAGCGACGTGGACGCCCTGCGCCAGGCGCTGTCGGCCGTGCACACGCCCACCTTCTGCCAG CTGGCGTGCGGCCAGGACGGGCAGCTGAAGGGCTTTGCGGTGCTGGAGTACGAGACGGCCGAGATGGCGGAGGAGGCGCAGCAGCGGGCCGACgggctggccctggggggcagccACCTGCGCGTGTCCTTCTGCGCCCCGGGGCCccccggccgcagcatgctggccgcgctCATCGCCGCCCAGGCCACG GCCCTCCACCGGGGCAAGGGGCTCCTGCCCGAGCCCAACCTCCTGCAGCTGCTCAACAACCTGGGCCCGTCTGcctccctgcagctgctgctcaACCCGCTGCTGCAGGGCCACACCAGCGGCAAGCAGG GCCTCCTGGGCGCCCCTCCCGCCATGCCGCTGCTCAATGGGCCTGCCCTGTCCACGGCGCTGCTGCAGCTCGCCCTGCAGAACCAGGGCCAGAAG AAGCCTGGAATCCTGGGAGACTCGCCCCTCGGGGCACAGCCAGCCAACCCCCTCCTCGGGGAGGTGTCTACAG GGCTCCGCAGCAGCAACCTCAGAGGCCTGCAGAAAGACGGGGGGCCACCGAATACTGGG GTCTCGCTGCTGGGGGAGCCCCCGAAAGACTACCGGATCCCCCTGAACCCCTACCTGAATCTGCACAGCGTGCTCCCAGCCAGCAGCCTGGCGGGTAAGGAGGCCCGCGGCTGGGGAGGCGCCGGGAGAGGCCGCCATCCAGCCGAGGGCCCCCCGCCTAACCCCCCGGCCCCCAGAGGCGGGGGCGGCAAAGCCTTCCAgctcaagtcccgcctgctcagCCCCCTCGCCAGCGCCCGCCTGCCCCCCGAACCGGGACTGCCTGACAGCTACGGCTTTGACTACCCCTCG GTGGAGGGCCCGGACTCCTGGAGGCCAGCGCGGCGGTGGAGTTCAGCCCAGGGCAGTTTGGCGCGGACCCCACCCCGACGTGCTTCTCCCGCTTTGATTCAGGACGGGGGGCCTCGGCGGCTCTTCGGCCACCCACGAGAACCAGGCTTCGGCCACCACAGACCCAGCCGCCACAAG ATGTCGCCCCCGCCCGGGGGCTTCAGCGAGCggagcggcgggggcggcggggggcccCTGTCTCACTTCTACTCCGGGTCACCCACGTCCTACTTCACCAGCGGCCTGCAGGCCGGCCTCAAGCAGAGCCACCTGAGCAAG gCGGTCGGCTCCTCCCCACTGGGCTCCAGTGAGGGGCTCCTGGGCCTCGGCCCTGGGCCCAATGGTCACAGCCACCTGCTGAAG ACCCCACTGGGCGGCCAGAAACGCAGCTTTGCCCACCTGCTGCCCTCGCCCGAGCCCAGCCCGGAGGGGAGCTACGTGGGCCAGCACTCCCAGGGCCTCGGCGGCCACTACGCGGACTCCTACCTGAAGCGGAAGCGGATTTTCTAG
- the FDX2 gene encoding ferredoxin-2, mitochondrial, translating to MAASVARGGVNARGLLRAARTSWRSRPGSCSGSGEAPAAIRKFWATGARPAGEEENGGPERPGDVVNVVFVDRSGQRIPVSGRVGDNVLHLAQRHGLDLEGACEASLACSTCHVYVSEAHLDLLPAPEEREDDLLDMAPLLQENSRLGCQLVLTPELEGAEFTLPRVTRNFYVDGHVPKPH from the exons ATGGCCGCCTCCGTGGCCCGGGGCGGCGTGAATGCTAGGGGCCTGCTGCGGGCGGCGAGGACCTCCTGGCGGAGCAGACCCGGGAGCTGTTCAGGGTCCGGCGAGGCGCCGGCGGCGATCAGGAAGTTCTGGGCGACAG GCGCGCGGCCGGCGGGAGAGGAGGAGAACGGCGGCCCCGAGCGGCCCGGGGACGT AGTCAACGTGGTGTTCGTAGACCGGTCCGGCCAGCGGATCCCAGTGAGCGGCAGAGTCGGGGACAATGTGCTGCACCTGGCCCAGCGCCATGGGTTGGACCTGGAAG GGGCCTGCGAAGCCTCGCTGGCCTGCTCCACCTGCCACGTGTACGTGAGTGAGGCCCACCTGGACCTGCTGCCTGCCCCGGAGGAGAG gGAGGACGACCTGCTGGACATGGCGCCGCTGCTGCAGGAGAACTCGCGGCTGGGCTGCCAGCTCGTGCTCACCCCGGAGCTGGAGGGCGCCGAGTTCACGCTGCCCAGGGTCACCAGGAACTTCTACGTGGACGGCCACGTGCCCAAGCCGCACTGA